A region from the Actinoplanes sp. OR16 genome encodes:
- a CDS encoding DUF4097 family beta strand repeat-containing protein: MKSFDTTAAITAILDIPAGNIRFVAGERADATVEVLPQDASKSRDVKAAEQTRVEFAGGVLRIETTVKNQILGSSGSVDVTVQLPAGSRVEATAASAEIRSTGPLGDLVFEGAHGGIEVDEVTSAKVTTSAGNVSIVRLGGPAEITTAQGDIRIAEAAGGEVVLRTQAGSISIAAAAGVSASLDAGTTSGRVTNSLKNDGDVQLAIHATTAVGDIVARGL; this comes from the coding sequence GTGAAGAGCTTCGACACCACCGCCGCCATCACCGCCATCCTCGACATCCCCGCCGGGAACATCCGGTTCGTCGCCGGCGAGCGGGCCGACGCCACCGTCGAGGTCCTGCCGCAGGACGCCTCGAAGAGCCGCGACGTGAAGGCCGCCGAGCAGACGCGGGTCGAGTTCGCCGGCGGCGTCCTGCGGATCGAGACCACCGTGAAGAACCAGATCCTCGGCTCGTCCGGATCGGTCGACGTGACGGTCCAGCTGCCCGCCGGCTCACGGGTCGAGGCCACCGCGGCGAGCGCCGAGATCCGGAGCACCGGCCCGCTCGGCGACCTGGTCTTCGAGGGCGCGCACGGCGGCATCGAGGTCGACGAGGTGACCAGCGCCAAGGTCACGACCTCGGCCGGGAACGTCTCGATCGTCCGCCTCGGCGGACCGGCCGAGATCACGACCGCTCAGGGCGACATCCGGATCGCCGAGGCGGCCGGCGGCGAGGTGGTCCTTCGTACGCAGGCCGGCTCGATCTCCATCGCCGCCGCCGCCGGCGTCTCGGCCTCGCTCGACGCCGGCACCACCAGCGGCCGCGTCACCAACAGCCTCAAGAACGACGGCGACGTGCAGCTCGCCATCCACGCGACCACCGCTGTCGGCGACATCGTCGCCCGCGGCCTCTGA
- a CDS encoding iron ABC transporter permease produces the protein MIFGLGLTLLIICLVAAGKGQVPISPAEVAGSLLHRLGLDIGPLPSAVQGENALWLVRFPRVVLAVIVGASLGCAGALMQGVFGNPLAEPGVVGVSSGAAVGAAAAIVSGVTILGPWSTAAAAFAGGIITTLAVYAMSRAGGRTEVVTLVLTGVAVNATAGALLGLLMFMTDDDGVRAIAFWQLGSLAQATWGAVAVAGPCMIAGLAVAAACARKLDLLALGERPARHLGVDTERLRIIAIVATALLTASAVAFTGIISFVGLVVPHLIRMVAGPGHRVLIPASALGGAVIVVTGDLIARTAIDYQELPLGVLTAVVGGPAFFWLLRRTRARAGGWG, from the coding sequence TTGATCTTCGGATTGGGGCTGACGCTGCTGATCATCTGCCTGGTCGCGGCCGGGAAGGGCCAGGTGCCGATCTCGCCGGCCGAGGTCGCCGGATCGCTGCTGCACCGGCTCGGGCTGGACATCGGGCCGCTGCCGTCGGCGGTGCAGGGCGAGAACGCGCTCTGGCTCGTGCGGTTCCCGCGCGTCGTGCTCGCGGTGATCGTCGGAGCGTCGCTGGGCTGCGCGGGCGCCCTCATGCAGGGTGTCTTCGGCAATCCACTGGCCGAGCCGGGCGTCGTCGGCGTCTCCTCGGGAGCGGCGGTGGGCGCGGCGGCGGCGATCGTCAGTGGCGTCACGATTCTTGGACCTTGGAGCACCGCTGCGGCCGCCTTCGCCGGCGGGATCATCACGACGCTCGCCGTGTACGCCATGTCGCGTGCCGGCGGCCGCACCGAGGTCGTGACACTCGTGCTGACCGGCGTCGCGGTGAACGCGACCGCCGGCGCCCTGCTCGGTCTGCTGATGTTCATGACCGACGACGACGGGGTCAGGGCCATCGCGTTCTGGCAGCTCGGCAGCCTCGCACAGGCCACCTGGGGAGCCGTCGCGGTGGCCGGGCCCTGCATGATCGCCGGGCTCGCGGTGGCCGCCGCCTGCGCCCGCAAGCTCGACCTGCTGGCCCTCGGCGAACGACCGGCCCGGCACCTCGGGGTCGACACCGAACGGCTGCGGATCATCGCGATCGTGGCGACCGCGCTGCTCACCGCGTCGGCAGTGGCGTTCACCGGGATCATCAGCTTCGTCGGGCTGGTCGTGCCGCACCTGATCCGGATGGTCGCCGGGCCCGGTCACCGTGTGCTGATCCCGGCGAGCGCGCTCGGCGGCGCGGTGATCGTGGTGACCGGTGACCTGATCGCCCGGACCGCCATCGACTACCAGGAACTACCGCTCGGGGTGCTCACCGCCGTGGTCGGCGGGCCGGCCTTCTTCTGGCTGCTGCGCCGCACCCGGGCACGTGCCGGAGGCTGGGGATGA
- a CDS encoding iron chaperone translates to MTAKTYDGFTDAERDAMKQRAKELKGRRGDAEPEVLAKIADMAEFDRVIGQRLHELIKEHAPEMTSKLWYGMPSYARNGKTVCFFQPSTKFKTRYAILGFSDEARLDDGTVWPTYFAISALDDAAESTIVALIKQALS, encoded by the coding sequence ATGACTGCCAAGACCTACGACGGGTTCACCGACGCCGAGCGCGACGCCATGAAGCAGCGCGCCAAGGAGCTGAAGGGCCGCCGCGGCGACGCCGAGCCCGAGGTGCTCGCGAAGATCGCCGACATGGCCGAGTTCGATCGCGTCATCGGGCAGCGGCTGCACGAGCTGATCAAGGAGCACGCGCCGGAGATGACATCGAAGCTCTGGTACGGCATGCCGTCCTACGCCCGTAACGGCAAGACCGTCTGCTTCTTCCAGCCGAGCACCAAGTTCAAGACCCGGTACGCGATCCTCGGCTTCAGCGACGAGGCCCGCCTCGACGACGGGACGGTCTGGCCGACCTACTTCGCGATCTCCGCCCTGGACGACGCTGCGGAATCCACCATCGTCGCGTTGATCAAGCAGGCGCTCAGCTGA
- a CDS encoding HtaA domain-containing protein produces the protein MGTSKGPKRVALFAGAIAIGAAAALTGISPAQAASVKVAGGSLDWGFKASFRAYIGTGNGNPPIALSDGATRNTDGTFDFAAKGGTYDAAAGTATVNYKGTVVFSYPAHFFQITLANPTLVVDGDGVGELRADVELQNGGVVQSDQEQAAIASVVTTAPTVTDGAISFSNLASTLTDAGATAFTGFYTTGTALDPISASASPSSDPTDPTDPTDPTDPTDPTDPTDPEPGNSSASQTIKAAVTGGALTLTSAGSNVALSAATPGQTASGSLNAVTVSDLRGTNAGWDLVGQVTDFSSTGGGKIPAANLGWTPTAAVVDSTLVDAAGVASKVTAGSPVAPGTGLGSSRTLCKSETGSSLGSSTCGAALELGVPESSAAGEYSAVLTLTLA, from the coding sequence ATGGGCACATCCAAAGGCCCGAAGCGGGTCGCACTGTTCGCCGGTGCGATCGCGATCGGTGCCGCCGCGGCGCTCACCGGGATCAGCCCGGCCCAGGCGGCTTCGGTCAAGGTGGCCGGCGGCAGCCTGGACTGGGGTTTCAAGGCGTCGTTCCGGGCGTACATCGGGACCGGCAACGGCAACCCGCCGATCGCGCTCAGCGACGGGGCGACCCGCAACACCGACGGAACCTTCGACTTCGCGGCGAAGGGTGGCACGTACGACGCCGCCGCCGGCACCGCGACGGTCAACTACAAGGGCACTGTCGTGTTCTCGTACCCCGCGCACTTCTTCCAGATCACCCTCGCCAACCCGACCCTGGTGGTCGACGGTGACGGCGTCGGTGAGCTGCGGGCCGATGTGGAACTCCAGAACGGCGGGGTCGTCCAGTCCGACCAGGAGCAGGCCGCGATCGCTTCGGTGGTGACCACCGCTCCGACGGTCACCGACGGCGCCATCTCGTTCTCGAACCTGGCGTCCACCCTCACCGATGCGGGTGCGACGGCGTTCACCGGCTTCTACACGACCGGTACCGCGCTGGACCCGATCTCGGCGTCGGCGTCTCCCTCGTCTGACCCGACCGACCCCACGGACCCTACGGACCCGACGGACCCCACGGACCCGACGGACCCGACGGACCCTGAGCCGGGCAACAGCTCCGCGTCTCAGACGATCAAGGCGGCGGTCACCGGTGGCGCGCTGACGCTCACCTCGGCCGGCTCCAACGTGGCGCTCTCCGCCGCGACCCCGGGCCAGACCGCGTCCGGCTCACTCAACGCGGTCACCGTCAGCGACCTGCGCGGCACCAACGCCGGCTGGGACCTGGTCGGCCAGGTCACCGACTTCTCGTCGACCGGTGGCGGCAAGATCCCCGCTGCCAACCTCGGCTGGACGCCGACCGCCGCGGTGGTCGACAGCACGCTCGTCGACGCAGCCGGCGTGGCCAGCAAGGTGACGGCCGGTAGCCCGGTCGCGCCCGGCACCGGCCTCGGCAGCAGCCGCACCCTCTGCAAGTCGGAGACCGGCAGCAGCCTGGGCAGCTCCACCTGTGGCGCCGCTCTCGAACTCGGTGTCCCCGAGTCCAGCGCGGCCGGTGAGTACAGCGCCGTTCTCACCCTGACGCTCGCCTGA
- a CDS encoding ABC transporter permease: protein MSTVSLAVRDSSTMLRRNLLHARRYPSLTLNLLLTPIMLLLLFVYIFGDALGAGLGGGRAEYIAYIVPGLLLMTIGSTVIGTAVSVANDMNEGIIARFKTMAIHRGSVLVGHVIGSVLQSILSVVLVGAVAVAIGFRAVDATALDWLGAFGLLVLFALALTWIAVGMGLVSPNAEAASNNAMPLILLPLISSAFVPITSMPGWFQPIAKYQPFTPAIETLRGLLLGGEIGYNGWLAVGWCVGLAVLGYFWATAKFNK from the coding sequence ATGAGCACCGTGTCCCTCGCCGTCCGCGACTCGTCGACGATGCTCCGCCGCAATCTCCTCCACGCGCGGCGATATCCGTCCCTCACGTTGAACCTGCTGCTCACGCCGATCATGTTGCTCCTGCTCTTCGTGTACATATTCGGCGACGCCCTCGGTGCGGGGCTCGGCGGCGGCAGAGCGGAGTACATCGCGTACATCGTCCCCGGCCTGCTGCTGATGACCATCGGCAGCACGGTGATCGGCACCGCGGTCTCGGTCGCCAACGACATGAACGAGGGGATCATCGCCCGCTTCAAGACGATGGCCATCCACCGCGGTTCGGTGCTGGTCGGGCACGTGATCGGCAGCGTGCTCCAGTCGATCCTCAGCGTGGTTCTGGTCGGTGCGGTCGCCGTGGCGATCGGCTTCCGGGCCGTCGACGCCACCGCGCTCGACTGGCTGGGGGCGTTCGGGCTGCTCGTGCTCTTCGCCCTGGCTCTCACCTGGATCGCCGTCGGCATGGGCCTGGTCAGCCCGAACGCCGAGGCGGCGAGCAACAACGCGATGCCGCTGATCCTGCTGCCGCTGATCTCCAGCGCCTTCGTGCCGATCACGTCGATGCCGGGCTGGTTCCAGCCGATCGCGAAGTACCAGCCCTTCACCCCGGCGATCGAGACCCTGCGCGGGCTGCTGCTGGGCGGCGAGATCGGCTACAACGGCTGGCTCGCCGTGGGCTGGTGCGTGGGCCTGGCGGTGCTCGGCTACTTCTGGGCCACCGCGAAGTTCAACAAGTAG
- a CDS encoding DNA adenine methylase, translating into MLTRRSAALRYPGAKWSIAGFVAAQFDSHYHYLEPYFGSGAVFFTKEPSPHELINDTNGAVVNLFRMLRDRTEELCWSLETTPWSRDEYAISDVPTGDPLEDARRFVVRVWQAHASDLAKKTGWKTRGVRQRARGMSDRWSRVPDELRSMAWRLAEAEIENRPAIEVMKRFSAPDCLIYADPPYLPEVRTQRMYGQEMTTAEHVEMLDVLRHHAGPAVLSGYDNELYNRALPGWRQVTVKPPKVEKGAARTEKLWIKR; encoded by the coding sequence ATGCTTACGCGCAGGTCAGCGGCGTTGCGTTACCCCGGCGCGAAATGGTCGATAGCCGGTTTCGTGGCCGCCCAATTCGATAGCCACTACCACTATCTCGAGCCCTATTTCGGCAGTGGCGCGGTCTTCTTCACCAAGGAGCCGTCACCGCACGAGCTGATCAACGACACCAACGGCGCCGTGGTCAACCTGTTCCGGATGCTGCGCGACCGCACCGAGGAACTGTGCTGGTCGCTCGAGACGACACCCTGGTCCCGGGACGAGTACGCGATCTCCGACGTGCCGACCGGCGATCCCCTGGAGGACGCCCGCCGGTTCGTCGTCCGGGTCTGGCAGGCGCATGCGAGTGACCTGGCGAAGAAGACCGGCTGGAAGACCCGGGGCGTACGCCAGCGCGCCCGTGGCATGTCCGACCGCTGGAGCCGGGTCCCCGACGAGCTGCGGTCGATGGCCTGGCGGCTGGCCGAGGCGGAGATCGAGAACCGGCCGGCGATCGAGGTCATGAAACGGTTCTCGGCGCCCGACTGCCTGATCTACGCCGATCCGCCGTACCTGCCGGAGGTGCGCACCCAGCGGATGTACGGCCAGGAGATGACGACGGCGGAGCACGTCGAGATGCTCGACGTGCTCCGCCACCATGCCGGTCCCGCGGTCCTCAGCGGTTATGACAACGAGCTCTACAACCGGGCGCTCCCCGGCTGGCGGCAGGTCACCGTCAAACCGCCGAAGGTGGAGAAGGGCGCCGCCCGCACCGAGAAGCTCTGGATCAAGCGCTAG
- a CDS encoding ATP-binding cassette domain-containing protein — translation MTNLAISADDLRKSYGDKVVLDGIDLAVPEATIFALLGPNGAGKTTAVKILSTLISADAGAARVGGHDLTTDPQGVRRAIGVTGQFSAVDGLITGEENMLLMADLNHLPAAEGRKVAAELLERFDLVEAAKKPASTYSGGMKRRLDIAMTLVGSPRVIFLDEPTTGLDPRSRHNMWQIIRELVSDGVTVFLTTQYLEEADELADRIAVLHDGKIVAAGTAGELKRLVPGGHVRLRFHDPVAYQNTLTALPAATGDADSLSVQVPSGGGQQDLRSILDALASAGIEADELTVHTPDLDDVFFALTQPSEASR, via the coding sequence ATGACGAACCTGGCTATCTCCGCGGACGACCTCCGCAAGTCCTACGGCGACAAGGTCGTGCTCGACGGCATCGACCTGGCCGTGCCCGAGGCGACGATCTTCGCTCTGCTCGGCCCGAACGGGGCCGGCAAGACCACCGCCGTGAAGATCCTCTCGACTCTGATCTCCGCGGACGCCGGCGCCGCCCGGGTGGGTGGTCACGACCTGACCACCGACCCCCAGGGTGTACGCCGCGCGATCGGTGTGACAGGCCAGTTCTCGGCAGTCGACGGGCTGATCACCGGCGAGGAGAACATGCTGCTCATGGCCGACCTCAACCATCTGCCGGCCGCCGAGGGCCGCAAGGTCGCCGCCGAGCTGCTGGAGCGCTTCGATCTGGTGGAGGCGGCCAAGAAGCCGGCTTCGACGTACTCGGGCGGTATGAAACGCCGTCTCGACATCGCGATGACGCTGGTCGGAAGCCCACGGGTGATCTTCCTGGACGAGCCGACCACCGGGCTCGACCCGCGCAGCCGGCACAACATGTGGCAGATCATCCGGGAGCTGGTCTCCGATGGCGTCACGGTCTTCCTCACCACGCAGTACCTGGAGGAGGCCGACGAGCTGGCCGACCGGATCGCCGTCCTGCACGACGGCAAGATCGTCGCGGCGGGGACCGCCGGGGAGCTGAAGCGGCTGGTCCCGGGCGGGCACGTCCGGCTCCGCTTCCACGATCCGGTCGCCTACCAGAACACGCTGACCGCGCTGCCGGCCGCGACCGGTGACGCCGACTCGCTCTCCGTGCAGGTTCCGAGCGGCGGCGGCCAGCAGGACCTGCGATCCATTCTCGACGCTCTCGCGTCCGCCGGCATCGAGGCGGACGAGCTGACCGTGCACACCCCCGACCTCGACGACGTCTTCTTCGCCCTTACTCAGCCCTCGGAGGCTTCCCGATGA
- a CDS encoding hemin ABC transporter substrate-binding protein, whose protein sequence is MRTRMAILVAAILATAGCTSVSELGPEAEAAPANGCGVTTAKLADDDIAPITPAPAPALPVTVDSADGRKVTVKSADRILAVNLYGSLGEIVFSLGLGDRVIGRDTSTTFPAAARLPLVTPQGHDLSAEAILELNPTVLIADDSIGPPTVLKQIRDAGIPVVIVDDTQTLAAVPAHIRAVAAALGVPEAGEQLVTRVQSEIDAARATAPKDGTPPRIAFLYVRGTAGVFLIGGEGAGSDSMIEAIGAVDAGSEIGLKKFRPLTSEGLINAAPDVILVMTEGLNSVDGVDGLLKLPGVAQTPAGINKRIVDMDDGILLNFGARTGKAVEALAKAVYGPCS, encoded by the coding sequence ATGAGAACGAGGATGGCGATCCTGGTCGCGGCGATCCTGGCGACCGCCGGCTGCACCTCGGTCAGCGAACTCGGCCCGGAAGCCGAGGCCGCGCCGGCGAACGGCTGCGGTGTCACGACCGCGAAACTCGCCGACGACGACATCGCGCCGATCACGCCGGCGCCGGCCCCGGCACTGCCGGTCACCGTGGACTCCGCGGACGGGCGGAAGGTGACGGTGAAGAGCGCCGACCGGATCCTGGCAGTGAACCTGTACGGCTCACTGGGCGAGATCGTCTTCAGCCTCGGCCTGGGTGACCGGGTCATCGGCCGGGACACCTCCACCACGTTCCCGGCCGCAGCGAGGCTTCCGCTGGTCACGCCGCAGGGACACGACCTGTCGGCCGAGGCGATCCTCGAGCTGAACCCGACAGTGCTGATCGCCGACGACAGCATCGGGCCGCCGACGGTACTGAAGCAGATCCGCGACGCCGGCATCCCGGTCGTGATCGTCGACGACACGCAGACCCTCGCAGCGGTGCCGGCCCACATCCGGGCCGTCGCGGCGGCGCTCGGCGTCCCGGAGGCCGGTGAGCAACTGGTCACGCGGGTGCAGTCGGAGATCGACGCGGCCCGGGCGACGGCCCCGAAGGACGGCACGCCGCCGCGGATCGCGTTCCTCTACGTGCGCGGCACCGCCGGGGTGTTCCTGATCGGTGGCGAGGGCGCCGGATCCGACTCGATGATCGAGGCGATCGGCGCCGTGGACGCCGGAAGTGAGATCGGGCTGAAGAAATTCCGGCCGCTGACCAGCGAAGGGCTGATCAACGCGGCGCCGGACGTGATCCTGGTGATGACCGAGGGACTCAACTCGGTGGACGGCGTGGACGGACTGCTCAAGCTGCCCGGCGTCGCGCAGACCCCGGCCGGGATCAACAAGCGGATCGTGGACATGGACGACGGCATCCTGCTCAACTTCGGCGCCCGGACGGGTAAAGCCGTGGAGGCTCTCGCCAAGGCGGTCTACGGCCCGTGCAGCTGA
- a CDS encoding heme ABC transporter ATP-binding protein, with amino-acid sequence MRAVGVSVRLGGRAVVSDVDLNVDPGEVVALVGPNGAGKSTLLAALAGDVGYSGEISILGRDIKAFKPIELARLRSVLPQKATLSFPFDVGEVIRMGRAPWAGRPEAEDDEAAVAEAMKWTETTPFEDRPFPALSGGEQARVALARVLAQRTPVLLLDEPTAALDLRHQELVMAAARARAGDGAAVVVVLHDLGLAAAYADRAYVLAAGKVRRSGPPAEVFTEELLSEVYQHRVDVIDHPRTGTPLIVPHRPSA; translated from the coding sequence ATGAGGGCGGTCGGGGTTTCGGTACGGCTGGGTGGTCGCGCGGTCGTCTCCGATGTGGACCTGAATGTCGATCCGGGCGAGGTGGTGGCGCTCGTCGGCCCGAACGGCGCGGGTAAGTCGACGCTGTTGGCGGCGCTGGCGGGTGACGTCGGATATTCCGGAGAAATCTCTATCCTCGGGCGCGACATCAAAGCGTTCAAACCCATCGAACTCGCTCGGCTGCGGTCGGTGCTGCCGCAGAAGGCGACGCTGTCGTTCCCGTTCGACGTCGGCGAGGTGATCCGGATGGGCCGCGCGCCCTGGGCCGGACGGCCGGAGGCCGAGGACGACGAGGCGGCCGTCGCCGAGGCGATGAAGTGGACCGAGACGACGCCGTTCGAGGATCGGCCGTTCCCGGCGTTGTCCGGCGGTGAGCAGGCCCGCGTCGCACTGGCCCGGGTGCTGGCGCAGCGGACGCCGGTGCTGCTGCTCGACGAGCCGACCGCCGCCCTCGACCTGCGGCATCAGGAGCTGGTCATGGCGGCGGCGCGAGCCCGGGCCGGGGACGGCGCCGCAGTGGTGGTGGTCCTGCACGACCTCGGCCTGGCCGCCGCCTATGCGGATCGGGCGTACGTCCTGGCCGCCGGGAAGGTACGCCGGTCCGGGCCACCGGCCGAGGTGTTCACCGAGGAGCTGCTCAGCGAGGTCTACCAGCACCGGGTCGACGTGATCGACCACCCGCGCACGGGCACGCCGCTGATCGTCCCGCATCGGCCTAGCGCTTGA
- a CDS encoding helix-turn-helix domain-containing protein, whose product MPGPQERLVEQLARIKELSGLSLRALARDSGLSSSSLSRYLNGQLVPPWDAVVALCRLVGRDPRPLRAVWSEASKAGPAPAPRRNDLPADLFDFTGRQRESTSVADLLRTVGAVALDGMAGVGKTSLAVHVAHRLAPAYPDGGLYLDLQGFTPGQEPVDPQAALARLLSALDVTHLPATLTERAALWRSELSRRRALVVLDNAADADQVRPLLPGAGRSAVLITSRSRLVSLDGVPPISIEPLAGDDAAALFSRAAGLDGGPEDVSQVLDQCGGLPLALRMAGARLRHRPGWTVAVLAERLRDSTNRFDAVFGMSLRQLDSVQRRTFRLLGVMPGTDFDTAVAGALTGMPAGRVDEALEELVDAHLLREIAPARYRMHDLIRQYAADLAAEEEPQAGDAVRRVLAHYLDRAREGDPAWFDLEYPNLVACVDAAVRIGMDEVTAELPRAMRVYFFRRRGTDEQSRLLEAASVAAGRLGRDELRAELLSDLGWARAAAGRINEAIDAYEKSQEININPALHLRLGLAYRDLGNFEVAREHFRRARSGPAASQALAFEGWVTLRLGQRDEAIELARESLNLAEGPARITGLVTLGLAEQDAEPIGRALTIAEENDLEHQQAWCHNQLGVILRTTDPERALQHHERALALLENLAEVQIEIDCLHEYAATCRATGRTAEAAAANSRIIDLARRLGHPRDEQRARESAA is encoded by the coding sequence GTGCCCGGCCCGCAGGAGCGACTGGTCGAACAACTCGCCCGGATCAAGGAACTGAGCGGGCTCAGCCTGCGGGCTCTCGCCCGTGACTCCGGTCTGAGCAGCTCGTCGCTGTCCCGATACCTCAACGGCCAGCTCGTACCGCCGTGGGATGCGGTGGTCGCGCTCTGCCGCCTGGTCGGACGTGATCCGCGGCCGCTGCGGGCGGTCTGGTCCGAGGCGTCCAAGGCCGGCCCGGCCCCGGCGCCGCGGCGCAACGACCTGCCGGCCGACCTGTTCGACTTCACCGGCCGGCAGCGGGAGTCCACATCGGTCGCAGACCTGCTGCGTACGGTCGGCGCCGTAGCTCTCGACGGCATGGCCGGGGTCGGCAAGACCAGCCTCGCCGTGCACGTGGCCCACCGGCTCGCCCCGGCGTACCCGGACGGCGGCCTCTACCTGGATCTGCAGGGCTTCACGCCGGGCCAGGAACCCGTGGATCCGCAGGCGGCGCTGGCCCGGCTGCTCAGCGCCCTGGACGTCACCCACCTGCCGGCGACACTGACCGAGCGGGCCGCGCTCTGGCGGTCGGAGCTGTCCCGCCGCCGGGCCCTGGTGGTGCTCGACAACGCGGCCGACGCGGATCAGGTTCGCCCGCTGCTGCCCGGTGCCGGCAGGTCAGCGGTCCTGATCACCAGCCGATCCCGCCTGGTCAGCCTGGACGGCGTGCCACCGATCTCGATCGAGCCGCTGGCCGGCGACGACGCGGCCGCCCTGTTCAGCCGAGCGGCGGGCCTGGACGGCGGACCCGAGGATGTGAGCCAGGTGCTGGACCAGTGCGGCGGGCTGCCACTGGCTCTGCGGATGGCCGGTGCGCGACTCCGGCACCGGCCAGGGTGGACGGTCGCCGTGCTGGCCGAGCGGCTGCGTGACTCCACGAACCGGTTCGACGCCGTCTTCGGCATGTCGCTGCGCCAGCTCGACTCGGTGCAGCGCCGCACGTTCCGGCTGCTCGGCGTGATGCCGGGAACGGATTTCGACACCGCGGTGGCGGGCGCGCTCACCGGCATGCCGGCCGGTCGGGTCGACGAGGCGCTGGAGGAACTGGTCGACGCCCATCTGCTGCGGGAGATCGCGCCGGCCCGCTACCGGATGCACGACCTGATCAGGCAGTACGCGGCGGACCTGGCAGCCGAGGAGGAACCGCAAGCCGGCGACGCGGTTCGGCGGGTGCTCGCTCATTACCTGGACCGGGCGCGGGAGGGCGACCCGGCGTGGTTCGACCTGGAATACCCGAACCTCGTCGCGTGTGTCGACGCCGCCGTCCGGATCGGGATGGACGAGGTGACCGCGGAGCTGCCCAGGGCCATGCGCGTCTACTTCTTCCGGCGGCGTGGCACCGACGAACAGTCCCGCCTGCTGGAGGCCGCCTCAGTTGCCGCCGGTCGCCTGGGCCGGGACGAGCTGCGAGCCGAGTTGCTCTCCGACCTCGGCTGGGCCAGGGCGGCTGCAGGCCGGATCAACGAGGCGATCGACGCCTACGAAAAATCTCAAGAAATCAATATTAATCCGGCACTTCACCTGCGGCTCGGGCTCGCCTATCGCGATCTTGGAAACTTCGAGGTGGCAAGGGAGCACTTCCGCAGGGCACGGAGCGGACCCGCCGCATCCCAGGCGCTCGCCTTCGAAGGATGGGTGACCTTGCGGCTGGGGCAGCGGGATGAGGCGATCGAGTTGGCCCGCGAGTCGCTGAACCTGGCCGAAGGGCCGGCCCGGATCACCGGCTTGGTGACACTGGGCCTGGCAGAGCAGGACGCCGAGCCCATCGGCCGGGCGCTCACGATCGCCGAGGAGAACGATCTCGAGCATCAGCAGGCCTGGTGTCACAACCAACTGGGCGTGATCCTGCGGACCACCGACCCGGAGCGGGCTCTCCAGCACCACGAACGTGCTCTCGCGCTGCTGGAGAACCTGGCCGAGGTCCAGATCGAGATCGACTGCCTGCACGAGTACGCCGCCACCTGCCGTGCGACCGGCCGGACCGCCGAGGCAGCGGCCGCGAACAGCCGGATCATCGACCTCGCGAGGCGGCTCGGCCACCCGCGTGACGAGCAGCGTGCCCGCGAGTCAGCAGCGTAG
- a CDS encoding helix-turn-helix domain-containing protein, which produces MPGGRLTQQERQQIALGVADGLAYAEIARRLDRPTSTITREVMRNGGPAGYRADLAHRATERRAHRRGQTATRGAEAPRPADGRDAEAVREYEELFVTYMMQSGLPKMMSRLLTSLYMTDTGSLTAAELARRLEVSPASISKAVAFLESQELVRRERDERRRERYVVDNELWYQSSIQSAKANLALAELARKGVGVFGAGTPAAVRFEGIARFLDFLGESMIRAAEQAREILFTEPPTDEGPPSEDDGPSKHEVS; this is translated from the coding sequence ATGCCGGGAGGCAGGCTCACTCAGCAGGAACGCCAGCAGATCGCGCTGGGGGTGGCCGACGGCCTCGCCTACGCGGAGATCGCCCGGCGGCTCGACCGTCCTACCTCGACCATCACCCGTGAGGTGATGCGCAACGGGGGCCCGGCCGGCTACCGCGCCGACCTCGCGCACCGGGCCACCGAACGTCGTGCGCACCGGCGCGGGCAGACAGCGACCCGAGGTGCGGAGGCGCCACGGCCGGCCGACGGGCGTGATGCGGAGGCGGTCCGGGAGTACGAAGAGCTGTTCGTCACGTACATGATGCAGTCGGGTCTGCCGAAGATGATGTCCCGCCTGCTGACCAGCCTCTACATGACCGACACCGGCAGTCTGACGGCGGCCGAGCTGGCCCGGCGCCTCGAGGTGAGCCCGGCGTCGATCTCCAAGGCGGTCGCGTTCCTGGAGAGTCAGGAGCTGGTTCGCCGGGAGCGCGACGAGCGGCGCCGCGAGAGGTACGTCGTCGACAACGAGCTGTGGTACCAGTCCTCGATCCAGAGCGCCAAGGCCAACCTCGCGCTGGCCGAGCTGGCGCGCAAGGGCGTCGGCGTCTTCGGCGCCGGCACGCCGGCGGCGGTCCGGTTCGAGGGCATCGCCCGCTTCCTGGACTTCCTCGGCGAGAGCATGATCCGGGCTGCCGAGCAGGCCCGCGAGATCCTGTTCACCGAGCCGCCTACGGACGAAGGGCCGCCATCCGAGGATGACGGCCCTTCGAAACACGAGGTCAGCTGA